From Oenanthe melanoleuca isolate GR-GAL-2019-014 chromosome 4, OMel1.0, whole genome shotgun sequence:
AGACTATTTACTGCCTTGCTAAACGACACACGTGCCTttacatacataaatacatacataaatgTCAGTAAAGCTCTGGGGATTGCTGGAGTATTGGCAGTTTATGACTGTTCTGTGCAACTTCTGCACTGTAGCTAGAAAATTCAGTTTATCACAAGGATATATTCAAAAGGTTGCTGTGTGAGACTGGCACAACTCACGATTACCGCTACTTTCTAAAACTGTAAATAAGCACCAATTAATTACATTGTTTCCAAGTAACCTCAAAATTCTGCAACATTCACCATTTATGTTATATTAAACATCCTATCAAGATAAACTGCATCATTTGgaatctgtggaaaaaaagcaaacatccTAGATGCGATAATTCTATCCCCACCTGCAAGATTACATCATGGGTTCCAGAGAGCTTTGcaaattttttccaaatgttcCTGTACTGCATGCGCTTTTTTTTCTAGATCAAGAGAGTTTAGTTTCTAAAATTATAAATAAGCCTTCCATAATTCTAAAAACCTCACTGAACACAAACTCCATTTGAAATGACAATTTCCACTCGCATTATTGAGAGATTGGATGtatttctgaagagaaaaggCACCAGCAAAGTTGTTGAATCCAGATGGACTGCACAGACAGGAACATGTTCAGTTAGCGCCCTATGGAAGAAAAAGTTACATTTCAGTGCAACTATATTTTCCACATCTCTAAGTTGGTTTGGTTTCAAGATAGGCACACATTCATACTGCCTGAAATCCCTCACTTCACTGTCACCAATTAACCATCTCCTTGGAATTTGAAAGGCGGGAACCAGCAGGTGTGCAGCAGCAAACTGTCTCTTGTGTAGAGAAGGAAGCAAGTTTTACTTACTACAGCACTGGCCACAGTGAAGGCAAGCATCAGAGAGAAACCATGACAGTGGTCCAAGTAGAGTGAAGAAACATGCTCTCCTCCAAGTCAGAAATCTCAGCCTTTTTCACACATAAAAAAAGGGCTACCCAATTTGAAAATAAGacttgggaaaatattttaaaaatcaaagataTTCAACATGttattttgttcctttgttCAATTGTTCAAGGGCTTACTGTGAAAACCATGAGTCACTAGTAACCAGTATGCCCACTTACTCTTGGCCCTTGGTGTTGAAAGACTGCGGCTTCGAGTCACCTGcaacacaaacagaaaaggaaaatcaggtGTGCTAAAGAACTGTACCCAAGAAAGCCACCTGGGGACCCATCAACATTCTGAAAATTTGCACATGTATATATAAAGTGCAGCTCTACTGTTACAAAGTCAAGTTCAACaactttctcattttttctcaCAGCctacacacatacaaaaaagTGAGCCTTACCCAAAGACTCTCACATTTTCAATATTCACATTTTAAGTTGAGGGAACCTATGTCTATTTAATAAGATGGGCTaacaattagaaaaatatacattttttacagaaataattaaaatgtgtAACCATACCATATGCAGAATTCTGTTAAAGTTTCACATATCTTATTTGTACCATCTGCCCTTTCTGCTCACTCCTTTGATGCATTTATTACATTAGGAGTAAATTTAGGTTAATAATTCCTGAAGGCAGGAACTGTGTGTTGTATATGTACTCCAAAATGACTAAAACACTTCCAGATTATGCAATTATTTATTCAGAAGGGCACTAAAGCAAGGGGAAAAGCATTCCAAGATACACAGTTGATACTTCTGAGAATTTAACTATGATCTATTTCTCATACAGTATCTCTACTGATCATTTATACTAGGCAATAACTATCTGTCAGCTTCACCTCATTCAAGACAGCAAGCAAAGGCATTTGTTCCCAGTGTTAAAATGTACATGTGGCACATCAGCATTTTTAACAGGCTGCCTACATTCCTAGTTAAAATACTTGATGCTGTTAACACTACAAACATTCAGCTGAGGCTTACTTGACCAGGCAGGAGACGACggccacagctgcagcttctgcttctaaTTCGACATCTGCGAGCACACTACAAGAGAAGAGTTTGACAAACCTCTTCTGAGAGAGGTTTAATAAAGAAAGAGTCTGCAAGCAGACTTGCCATGCTGGAGACAAGGTTTGAGGACAGAGAGGAAACACACCAAGCTTTCTACTTAGAACAGGCTCTGACAACAATATACATCTGCGTAATtaatatattaagaaaaattgaACTATTCATCCTATATACAGGATGAGACACTAGAACCTAACTGATATTTTATATACTACTCCACCCATATTGGGAACACataaaaatttatctttttaaattttaaaaacattgttGAAATCCACTTAACATATTCCTTTAACAAAATACGTACCGGACCCACTCTTCTAGTGACTACCTCTCCCTTTACGATGACAACATCCCTTTCCAATAGAGCGGGCCAGACATGATAGGCCACAAGGGGAGCTGAGAAATCTGAGTCAAAACTACGATAGTACCTGTTGAAACAAACAGTACAAGAAATGTCTGCGTAGAAGTGCCATAAGTAAGTTTCAAATCATCAGTGCTGATAAAAAGTAGCCACATCTAGTATCTTTCCACATcacaaaaatacatattcttTATGTGATCCTGTAAAAGATATGGACTTGGAAATACAGACTTAGCAGAACATACTGTTTACTTACACTGACAGACATTCTAATAAAGCCATCTCACACTTCAGAAGGCCAGCAGACCTTAATTTTTGCATAAGTCCCATACAAGCCAGGGTCCCTGAGTCCACTGACAGACTAAACCTTCTGAGTGGCAATTTGACAGACAGTCATCCCCTCTTCCTGGAATATCTTGCTAAAACAAGCCACTATAAAGGATCTCACAGAAATACTAAACTATAAAGTTACATCCTAGTACCTTATGAGACATGAGGTGACTCAATTAAGGTAAGATCCTCATATATTGATAATGAAACAGTGACATTTTAGctatgaaaaattaattcaaaagtATATATACTACCATTCTACACCTGGAATATTGGCTAAATAACACATCTGGCTTTATGGATCCAAACTCAGAACAAATACCAAataacagaaatttttaaaaaaccatgCATCTATACTTCAGCATGTATTACAATAGCAAGTTATATAATACAATGTTGTAATCAGAGGCACAAAGCAAGGCATAGGGTTAAATGAAGTTTGGCTGGCCTTTTATAGAATGCTATCACACATAATAAACAGAGATATTTAAATTCTACAAGTTTTGCTCCATCTCTGTGTACTACATATACATGCTATACATGCAAACATATACATATGCTACATTTATATAGATAGTCAAACAGACAGATGTATGtgtctcccacagcagcacaccAAAACATATTACATGTGGTTTCTTAAGGCCATACACACCGAGTAGGTGGAGAAAGCACCCCAAGACTATACGTGAGCCTTGGTGACTCTTAATTTAGCCAATAGCTTTGAGTGTCAAAAGCTAACTGTCCTGTATTAGGATAGGATCATTGAGTAGTCCTGTACAACTCTCCTGTTGAGAGTCTACTTCTCTATTTCTCTCCTTGACTTCTCAAGCTCTTCACCACCTGTGttccattttaaattattactaGAAACCTCCTTAGTGATGTAaggatttttgcttttgagaACAACTTTTTATGACCTATCAATCCCATTAATTTTCTAGACAACACGGAAGCACCCCACAGTTCTCTGCCTGCTAAAAAAGCAGCTTGACCctatagaaaaaagaaaaattatctcaTGATGTGactttttcttaaacaaaattcccatttttaagAGGCAGATTTGGTTTTGGTCAGCTCTAGACCAGAAGAGATGGGAGCACATTAATATTCGTATGttgcagcagccacagcctggagGTTGCAGCAAACATGTTGATGATTCTGGTAATAACACTAACTGTCAGATCTCAGTAAACATGACTTTTCAGAACAGGCCAGTAAGGAggaacaaacattttaaaaattttaaaaacatttaaaaacaaggCAGATAGAGACTAAACAGGGAAAGctgatgataatttttttcttaaatgataAATTAAATATGCTCTTGAGACttaattttattcagaaaattgctctgctgctcactAAAAATAATTGTTAACGCTTATGTACATGCTGGTATTTATACACTAAGACATACCTAATTCACTACGGGCCAGGGATTTTTTGCCTCAAATTAAAGTTTAGCAATCTTAAACTTTTATATTAATTAGGAAACAAGTAGACTACACAACCTTTAATGGTAAGAGTCTGACTGAATATAAAGATTTCTTACATGCACTTATTGAAAAGCTCTCCATCAACACCAACGGCAATATCAAGAGCAGGAATGAGTGTCTGCATTGAAAAAGCCAAACTGCATATCTCTCGAATCAAAGAGCTGATCACAAGGTAATCAACTTCTGCTGGACATGGAAGCTTTGGGTGTATGTTCATGGAGGAAATGACTTCCTGAAAATAAACATATATGAGTACTTTGCACTTGCTAACAGTTTTAAATATGCCTCTCAGCTttctacatttaaaaatcagtataaaATGCTCATAGTAATGTTGCCCTAAACTATTTCAGAAAACAgtagcttcagaaaaaaatgtgctgctataaacaaataaaacaagctATTACTAAGTCATATATATACTAATCCTAGCATTATTATTCTGGAAAGTAAATTGCTACAAGACAAAGTCCATACAGtaaatttttctccttcaggtTACAGTGCATTTCTAGTTCACATGTTCTGAATTTACTAGCTCGTGAAAGAGCTCACCACGTCACTTCCCCACTGTCCTTGACTTACATCGATACAGGCACGAATATCATACAGATCCTTGTGGCAAGCTATATAATCCAGGGCAGCAACTTCAAGTGATGTAACTATGTCGCAGGGATGTACAGCCAAAGTCTCTTTTACACTTACTTTGACCTTCCAGAAGGCCATTTTTGCTGCATGGAAAGATTCCTGCAAACATAAAGAACATTTAGTGAAATACAGGAAAcctgtatttaatttaatttttatcagCTGTCTGAGAAAATGAATGTAACCCACTATCATCATAATAAGGAGGAATATAATACACTGCTGTAAAGGAGAAAGTTAACTCATCAGGAAGTAATTCTCTGATTGAGTGTAATTTATCTGCAGAAGATTGAAAAGCTTCCCACCTAACAAGATTCCATCACACACTCATGATCAATGCAATCACATTCAAAGATATCATGAGTTTCATGTGGCAGTATTTTATGTGCCACAGCCTAACCTGTAAGACTGGAACACTTTGTTTGCTGGGAAAAGAGGTTGAATCAGAGAGTATAAACTGAATGacaattgaaagaaaaaatcttcAGTAAGTTAAATGTGCTTGGGAGTACACACATTAAGAGATGTTGCCTCTCTCACACAGGTATGCATTATaccatttttattaaaaaaaaagattcaataaagaaaaaatgaaaacgACTTTCTTCAAACTGAGTTCATGGTAAATATGGGGTATCTAGGTGGTTTCAAGGGAGacaattaaaactaaaaaatcaCATAGCTACAAGCATAAGGAAAGCATGATATGGAAAGATTTTTAGCTTTGTGGTGTTGTAGTATTTGAtgcagcattcccaaaaaatttttTCTAACTTAGGCAATGTTGATCACTGCAGGTATCATCTACTTTTCAAACCAAATCAGTCTTTCTTTTAGTACTGGTATGATAAATTATTGACCCTGTTCCAATCTTGGGATAGGTCAGGTAGGACCCTACACTGAGAGTTCAATGTAGAAGtgtgaggggaagaaaaatcaaaattaaaaaaggaagaaagcttttcttctctgcactCAACAGAAATGCTAATTTACCCACAATTTAATCCAATGCAGACACAGTGTTTTACAACATATGTCTAGCTTgtaaaataagaagaaatacTATTTGTTTCTCACCACAGCTGCAATGTATATTATCCTCTGCACCACCTCCATGTTACAGACGTATGGTCTCAAAATTGCTTCTGCATCCAAGCGCTCTTTAGCGTAAATGAAGTTAAAGCGAGCTATGAGGCAGGCTCGACGCGAAGCACACGCCCGCCTGGTCTGGCAAGGTGACCAGGTCTTCACGGAAACGCAGGGCTTGGGAACGCAGTGATTGGAAATGCAGGGCTTGGGAATGCAGGGCTTGGGAACGCAGTGATCGGGATGGCAGTGATCGGGATGGCAGTGATCGGGATGGCAGTGATCAGGATGGCAGTGATCGGGATGGCAGTGATCGGGACGGCAGTGATCGGGATGGCAGTGATCAGGATGGCAGTGATCAGAAGCGCAGTGATCAGAAGCGCAGTGATCGGAATCGCAGTGATCGGAATCGCAGTGATCGGAATCACAGTGATCGGATGCGCAGTGATCGGATGCGCAGTGATCGGAAACACAGTGATCGGAAATGCAGGGCTTGGAAATGCAGGGCTTGGAAATGCAGGGCTTGGGAGCACAGGGCTTGGAAATGCAGGGCTTGGGAATGCAGGGCTTGGGAACGCAGGGCTTGGGAACGCAGCACGGAGGAGAGCACCTCCCGGAAAGCCTAAGACACAAATGCAAAGAAACTTCATGTCACTTTACCATCCCCAGGTGTTTTTCCCTAAGGAGGATTTGTCAATGTAATTGTTACGAGGGTAAGGTGAGATTTTGAGCCAACATAATATTAAAGAAGCTGCAGCTGGTTAGTCTAATATGAAGGCATTTTCATCAATATGTTTTATGGGCTAAAGCATAAATGGTAAAAGTAAAGTAATTCCTAAAGCATGTGTAGCCAAGTACTTTGTTCCTAGGAAACACACTTTTAGCTAGTAATATTTTGGACATTTATTCCTCTTTCAGTACCGCTGAAGAGTACTGCTGCAGTCAAACAAGTGAAAATTAAACACTGTACAATTAGAGGGCAGAACTTTTTATAAGAGGACTCATCAACAAAAAAGTCTCTTTTTATTCCATACAGTTGCTCTCTATGTATTTTGTAAAGCTTCATTATATGCTGTTTCGTCTGAAACTTAACATagttgctttaaaataaaatatttgggcACTAGAAGAAATCTTCGAAAGAGTTTATATTCCTTCAtaacaaagtaaaaaaagctTAGCTTTTGTTTATACTTCAATTTCAAAGGAGGAGTAAATTCATGCTACCTAACATGACCGATTTCTATGATGCAGGGACTTCTCTGAGTAAGGTCTCTACCTTCTCTGGAGAGCAGCCTTTTGGGCATCCAGAAGAGCCATCTCATCCCGCAAATGTCGAAGCCGATGGTCACAGTCACACATGTGATGGAATTTCTTCAAGTTGTTGCACCCTCCAAGACGGGAAGCCCTCAGACTTAATCACACAGAACAGTCAGTCACAGGATGTCTTATCAATGTAAACTATCTATCAATTAATCCTCATCATCGaacaggagcagaaaaaaaaggaaaattattgaGCAAGCTCCTCATGTTTGCAGAATAATTTCAGCATGCTTTCCTTAtgctgaaatacaggaaaaatcaAGAGTTTAAAAACAggggaaacaaagcaaagccttgatcttattttaaattgtatAAATGTATTGTGGCAAGAGAGTGGATATAGCACTCTGTGCTATAGGAAAAATCACTGGTGATTTTTAACATTTGGTGTCCTTACACTAGCTCAGATGATTGGGTctaaaataaactaatttttttttcatgtttaagaTGTTAACTAAGCCAACTTAGTTTTCTTTCCTACAGATTAAAAACTTAGGTATTTTCTTCTATCAGGTTCTTGGGCTCTTTTCCTTGCTGTAATATATTAGTCAGTCAAAGGATATCACAGATGTTATTCAAGTCATAGCAAAACCTAACAattcctctcctgctgtccccaaaagGAGTGGCAGACAACCAGTGAAGCAAGTTTATCTTCTGTCCTTCACTCTTACTTAATATTAAAAGCTATCTCAACATCTCAGCTTTCTCTCCAAACATCAGTATTACTGTAGCTTTCCACTTACCaaaagtggaaggaaaaaacaaaaaatatgttttctatttattttgaagGTATTCACtccagctttccttttttttactGGAGGACCCTGGTGAGATTTCTGGGGACCTGAGCTAATGAAAGCTCTAACACTTATCAATTGACAAGATTCCTGTTCCATCTTTTTCAGGAGCAGGCTGACTGAGACACCTACAGGTAATAAGGCCAGCAACATCTGCTAAGAGTTCCAACAACAATATCTGCTCAGTTCTATCCTTAGTCAGCTCCTTCAGGAAAGACTTCTAGCAGGAATAGTAGTAAAAGAGGACTAAAGAATTCTACTATAAAGGACAACGGgtaaagaaaagcagatttggGAAGATGAGCTCTAGAAATAGGTATGTGGAAAATCCAAACTGATATTCTTGGAATCACTTAGTAAGGGCATGAAATTACATCGCTTAATGTACTGACCCAAGAGTTGTGAACATTCATTGTTCTCATGCTAACACGATGCATGATAACCTATATGCCACTTGGAGCTACCTCTTTAACGGCCCTGGAACTGGTAATAACTTCACAAATTTGTATGTGAAGCAATTTACCAATTTTTATATTATAGTGCTCgacaaaatatgttttatgcAACTAGGCAAAAACCGTTCAGGCCTAGTCACTTATCTGGAAATCCAACTATCTTCATCCATCTTATGACAGTGGATTTTATCTCCTTGGATATCTACGTATCAATTACATTGCATAATTAATTGTGACGTTGTAAGTCCTTTAATAAATGTTATACTATATCTACTCAATTGATATTTTATTTAGGGTTTGCTCAGTGTTCAACATTTCATAGACTGTAACTCCACATGGGATTGTGATGGACTATACGAAATCTTTTTATGTAGAATACTGGCATGTTTTCCAACACCTCTGCCAGAAGCAAAACCTACCAAGTCAATTTATGAATGTGGGTGTGACTGTATCATTTGTACCCCACTTTGGATACAGGCACACGCGATACAGAGCCtagatgcatttttaaactcTGGTTTTAGGCCAGAAATTATAGATGTCAAGGGAAAAATGTGgcttattgaaaaataaaaatcaaacaaaaggAATTGCAGTTTCTTTCCCTACTCTCGCTCAATCTCGTTGATCTCTATCTGAGTTGAAGTTAGTTTGTCCTCCAGCTGTTGCAGTCGACAATGTGTTGGATTGCAGGTCAAATCTCTCAGCTGTAGTTCACGCCCAGTTGAATCCTACCAGGAAATGAAGTCAGACTGCTTGAATGTTCCACCTTACAGATTCCCTCAGCAAAGTACTATAGCATTATGGGCAGatgtatttctaaatatttcagaaacaacCATCTCTAAAGAAACTGAGAACAAAAACAGTTGCATTCTCTGCAAGATGTAAGCAATACCTTTCAAGCACACCAAACAAAGATtcaattatattaaaaaaaaatattcacttatTTTATATCTCATGGTAGAAATTATGGAAGGTCTGCATATGCAAATTTACTGCGTGAATCATCAGAACAAAGCATTTTGCAGATGTGTTGCACAGTTGGTTTTTCTCAGTCAACTTCTGATTGACTACATCACCAACTGAAGTAAACTTTCTGGGAATTAATGTAcataaaataagataaaaagtTATTAGAACACAGGAGGCAAGTATTGTCATTCCAGAAAGCACACTACTACACATGCAGCTGCCTTTAACAGGCCATAGAATGTCCTGATAGTACTGGAATTAAATAAGTCATTGTGCAACaggttttgctttaaatttgaATATCACATCCAACGACAAATCTGTAACTGGTACGCTTGGTGTACTGTCGTTTAATAACACTGTTTTTGGCAGAACCCCACTCCTGCATTATACTAGACTCTGACTCTTAAGGGATACCACTTTTTATTTGCCCTATTTTAATTGTGAGAGATTTTGACAGAGCAGATCTGAGCAAAGAATATGGAAACATCACTGTCAAATCTCAGGATCTTGAAGATCTTCCCCTAGTCTGAATTAGCCAactctcttattttctttcaaaacagaaagtCTCAATatctctgccttttctgccaAACTGTTAGTGTTACAACCCCTTCAGTAAATACCAAATACATATGAACTCCAAATATCATGGCAGGAGCATGGTGGTATCACAACATGCATGAGCACTTCTTTTTAACACTTCATTAGATAATATAATGTTAAGATATTCTTAgccttttttcttaaaaaaataaataaaagaagctCACAGATTAATGCATGGAATTCATGCACACCTTCAGCTTACACATGTATTTTCacagtgttatttttttctaaatgagaTATGGCATAAATACTTCTTTGATGTCTCTTCAAATGTAAACACAGGAAATCTTTATCTAGAAAAGGAAAGCTGTATAATAACATAGAATTCTTATACAAAGCAAATTTCACCACAATAGCGTGGTTATCTCCATAGGTGTCTCCACAAGCAACTAATATTTCATTAAGTAAAATCTGAGAGGGAGGCTAATACTAACAGAAAATCATTAAAGCTCTTCTGCAGGTATAAATTCACATAGTTTTACTCCCTTAAAATAAGTTTCTTACACACCGGAGGGCGGTTTACACGTCCTGAAACATCACCTACGCTTGACAGGTGAAGGCTTTTAGTTGGACGATTACCTAAGAAAACACATACATTAAGAAATGGTGAGAATTCTTACAGAAAGAGCCAGAGTTGGAAAAAATGCCACATGCGAAACGTGTGTAATTAGTAATTAGACAAGGCATTGATTTACCTTTTTGAGATGTTTCACTGAGAATTGAGTAGAGCTGCTTCTGAATCTCATTGTTCAGGTCTAATATTTCAAAGCATCGGTCCATATTTTCACCACTGGAATTCGTCTGTAAAATTAATGTGCGTTACTACATCTGTGTGGGCTTTCTTACTTAGAGTTATTCTTGTTACAATCATGGCATTTCCCCCCCTGCCCCCTGCCATAATTACATCTTCCCAACCTTTTCTTACTGGATCCATTAGAATACTCGTTTTTTAAAGTTCACATTTTTAATAGGCAAATGAACAAGACACCAGGTCAATTCACTACTTGAGAAAACGTACTCCTTTTCCATCATAAAGAGGCTGCAACCACAAGCATGTCTAAAAGAAGAATCATAGAAATTGTGAATCTGAGTTAAAATCTTCCAacagttattaaaataataatctaGCAGATTGTTGGATTTAAAAACATAGtccaaaatctgattttccattTTAGCTGAAATAATACATACAAAGCTCTGATTTGCTTTGTCAGTAATCACCTGAAGCCTCCATGCAATTTCACCTGATTTTTAAGAGTTATTACAAACTGAAGCATATACTACTGAAGGGGCAAAACCCCTTATGTCTAGGAAAACTATATCACTTTCAGcaaatgaaattttgaaaattgtCCAGGATACTACTGCACCTACCAGGAGAATACACACTTTTTACCTTATCTGAAACCTGTGTATCACCTTCCACATAGATAACCCTCGAGGTCTTCAGTTTTAATGACTCCGTATGGTTTTTACAAGCTTCCAAAACAGCTGAAATTCCTCCCCATGCCCCTATCTGTGTTCTGATTGCTGCAACAGGCTTTCCTCGGGCCTCGGGGAGCACAGTCAACCTGCTCACCTCCACAAGAACACGGCTGCTAAGTGCATTTTTCCAGCTCATTACAGCAACATAACATGGTGTTTCTATCTGCCAGCTCCTCTTTTCCTGCAACAGCAGCCTGAAACTGTTCATCTTCATTTCCCAAGACCTGAAAGACTATTCCCAACCAACTTGTGACAGAGAGGTCAACCcccactgctgctcagccctccTAAGGTCTACCTCCACCATCCATTTACAAGATTTTGAAATGCATGGCACGGTTCCTCC
This genomic window contains:
- the SPATA18 gene encoding mitochondria-eating protein isoform X2; translated protein: MARDLRSLVGSKSVRELQEKLEKWQRDYETNSSGENMDRCFEILDLNNEIQKQLYSILSETSQKGNRPTKSLHLSSVGDVSGRVNRPPDSTGRELQLRDLTCNPTHCRLQQLEDKLTSTQIEINEIERDLRASRLGGCNNLKKFHHMCDCDHRLRHLRDEMALLDAQKAALQRRLSGRCSPPCCVPKPCVPKPCIPKPCISKPCAPKPCISKPCISKPCISDHCVSDHCASDHCASDHCDSDHCDSDHCDSDHCASDHCASDHCHPDHCHPDHCRPDHCHPDHCHPDHCHPDHCHPDHCHPDHCVPKPCIPKPCISNHCVPKPCVSVKTWSPCQTRRACASRRACLIARFNFIYAKERLDAEAILRPYVCNMEVVQRIIYIAAVESFHAAKMAFWKVKVSVKETLAVHPCDIVTSLEVAALDYIACHKDLYDIRACIDEVISSMNIHPKLPCPAEVDYLVISSLIREICSLAFSMQTLIPALDIAVGVDGELFNKCMYYRSFDSDFSAPLVAYHVWPALLERDVVIVKGEVVTRRVGPCARRCRIRSRSCSCGRRLLPGQVTRSRSLSTPRAKRR
- the SPATA18 gene encoding mitochondria-eating protein isoform X1 — protein: MARDLRSLVGSKSVRELQEKLEKWQRDYETNSSGENMDRCFEILDLNNEIQKQLYSILSETSQKGNRPTKSLHLSSVGDVSGRVNRPPDSTGRELQLRDLTCNPTHCRLQQLEDKLTSTQIEINEIERDLRASRLGGCNNLKKFHHMCDCDHRLRHLRDEMALLDAQKAALQRRLSGRCSPPCCVPKPCVPKPCIPKPCISKPCAPKPCISKPCISKPCISDHCVSDHCASDHCASDHCDSDHCDSDHCDSDHCASDHCASDHCHPDHCHPDHCRPDHCHPDHCHPDHCHPDHCHPDHCHPDHCVPKPCIPKPCISNHCVPKPCVSVKTWSPCQTRRACASRRACLIARFNFIYAKERLDAEAILRPYVCNMEVVQRIIYIAAVESFHAAKMAFWKVKVSVKETLAVHPCDIVTSLEVAALDYIACHKDLYDIRACIDEVISSMNIHPKLPCPAEVDYLVISSLIREICSLAFSMQTLIPALDIAVGVDGELFNKCMYYRSFDSDFSAPLVAYHVWPALLERDVVIVKGEVVTRRVGPCARRCRIRSRSCSCGRRLLPGQVTRSRSLSTPRAKSKWAYWLLVTHGFHSKPLNN